A genomic region of Tepidisphaeraceae bacterium contains the following coding sequences:
- a CDS encoding Mov34/MPN/PAD-1 family protein: protein MATITARHVEECWVLTGQRRGGVGMLRRRRHSIGEPTTVAFDAPWVLSREESHGDILGFLHTHPTGPAAPSRRDLRTMRAWTDAFGKPLLCLIAAPRCMAGFVFDGGDHHAVARIVQFDRGLTVAVE from the coding sequence ATGGCCACGATTACCGCACGACATGTTGAGGAATGTTGGGTGCTCACCGGCCAGCGGCGCGGCGGTGTCGGGATGCTCCGCCGTCGCCGCCATTCGATCGGCGAACCGACGACGGTGGCGTTCGACGCGCCGTGGGTGCTGTCGCGCGAGGAATCGCACGGCGACATCCTGGGCTTCCTGCATACGCATCCAACCGGTCCCGCGGCGCCCAGCCGGCGCGACCTGCGCACGATGCGCGCCTGGACCGACGCGTTCGGCAAGCCGCTGCTCTGCCTGATCGCGGCGCCTCGCTGCATGGCGGGGTTCGTGTTCGACGGTGGCGATCATCATGCGGTTGCGCGCATCGTTCAGTTCGACCGCGGATTGACCGTGGCGGTCGAGTAA
- a CDS encoding ThiF family adenylyltransferase, with translation MAGKFHHEAIYRGPDALAKLAQARLVICGAGALGSNLAETLVRQGVARLRVIDHDRVEEHNIGTQTYGQSDIGQPKVDALRKHLFRATGVEVDAIRKELNAATTRALLKDCDIVVDCFDNTASRQAVQDHARQAKVATLHAGLFADYGEVIWDEQYRVPRNVAGDVCDYPLARNLVTLTVAIAAEAILRFVIAGERKNWSITLRDLSVSQLNDRSADGGPAV, from the coding sequence ATGGCCGGCAAGTTCCATCATGAAGCGATCTACCGTGGCCCCGATGCGCTCGCTAAGCTGGCGCAGGCGCGGCTGGTCATCTGTGGGGCGGGCGCGCTCGGATCGAACCTGGCCGAGACCTTGGTGCGGCAGGGGGTCGCACGGCTGCGCGTCATCGACCACGACCGGGTGGAAGAGCACAACATCGGTACGCAGACCTACGGCCAATCCGATATCGGTCAGCCGAAGGTGGACGCGCTGCGCAAGCACCTGTTCCGCGCAACCGGCGTTGAGGTCGACGCGATTCGTAAGGAGTTGAACGCTGCCACCACGCGCGCGTTGTTGAAGGATTGCGACATCGTCGTCGATTGCTTCGACAACACCGCCTCCCGTCAGGCCGTGCAAGATCATGCGCGGCAGGCGAAGGTGGCAACGTTGCATGCGGGGCTGTTCGCCGACTACGGCGAGGTGATTTGGGACGAGCAGTATCGCGTCCCGCGCAACGTCGCCGGCGACGTCTGCGACTACCCGCTGGCCCGGAACCTCGTGACGCTCACGGTCGCTATCGCGGCCGAGGCCATCCTGCGTTTCGTCATCGCTGGTGAGCGGAAGAACTGGTCGATCACGCTGCGCGATCTGTCAGTCAGCCAACTGAATGACCGGTCCGCCGACGGCGGACCTGCAGTCTAA
- a CDS encoding phytanoyl-CoA dioxygenase family protein: MTNTYSSSELTSYVLAPEQIEAYRRDGFINLPDVFVGAELAELRDVVAGAVDAESAAPEFTPDGKLRPKGAYEQIFKQKVNLWQRHPAVARFVTSRRLGNLAAQLEGVPMRLWHDQALFKEPSTNNNKTPWHQDAPYWPHLDMWRQTTIWIALKDATVVNGCMAFVGGTHKIGPVPAINLGDPQDIFDYAPHIKPVKPKVVELKAGSATFHNGLTFHYAGPNKSDGVREAFAIIYMPHDTTFNGKGHMVTDGLGLREGQPLDMDLFPRVSDKV, translated from the coding sequence ATGACCAACACATACTCCTCTTCCGAGTTGACGTCCTATGTCCTAGCTCCCGAGCAGATCGAGGCGTACCGCCGCGATGGGTTCATCAACCTGCCGGATGTGTTCGTCGGGGCCGAACTGGCGGAACTACGCGATGTGGTGGCCGGTGCAGTGGACGCCGAATCGGCCGCGCCAGAGTTTACGCCCGACGGAAAGCTGCGCCCGAAAGGTGCGTACGAGCAGATCTTCAAACAGAAGGTGAACCTCTGGCAACGGCATCCCGCCGTGGCACGGTTTGTCACCTCAAGGCGGCTGGGAAATCTGGCGGCGCAACTGGAGGGGGTACCGATGCGCCTGTGGCACGATCAGGCGCTGTTCAAGGAACCCTCGACGAACAACAACAAGACGCCTTGGCACCAGGATGCGCCTTACTGGCCGCACCTGGACATGTGGCGCCAGACGACGATCTGGATCGCGCTGAAGGACGCGACGGTCGTCAACGGCTGTATGGCGTTCGTCGGCGGCACGCACAAGATCGGCCCCGTGCCGGCGATCAACCTCGGCGACCCGCAGGACATCTTCGACTACGCGCCGCACATCAAGCCGGTGAAGCCGAAGGTGGTCGAGCTGAAGGCCGGCAGCGCGACGTTCCACAACGGCCTGACGTTCCACTACGCCGGCCCAAACAAATCCGATGGCGTGCGCGAGGCGTTCGCAATCATCTACATGCCGCACGACACGACCTTCAACGGGAAAGGCCACATGGTGACGGACGGGTTAGGGCTGCGCGAGGGTCAGCCGCTGGACATGGACTTGTTCCCACGCGTCTCCGATAAAGTGTAA
- a CDS encoding helix-turn-helix domain-containing protein has translation MAFTATQTISQDDVALSGRRPVRVQWLDVPSVVARHDHAYHEICLIVVGEAWHETAMGQTRVAAGQVIVVPPPGVHAIRPITDTSVINVYYLAEWLAADLALLWTEPGLVELFLANSVIGMQGNPDVVEFALTPAERAAIEVDLRDIDGEEAAAATQNTLVRGAFLKVLARLSRAYARTVPSKTPMRAELWKSICHVERLVQTAAPLDVAALAEQVGLSSDYLSKLFRSATGRTISDYFQLRRVHRACQLLMDPSYSVTDIAFILGYSDAPHLCRMFHRHRNMSPMTYRAVYGHHS, from the coding sequence ATGGCTTTCACGGCAACGCAGACGATTTCCCAGGACGACGTAGCCTTATCGGGCCGTCGGCCCGTGCGCGTGCAGTGGTTGGACGTTCCGAGCGTCGTCGCACGCCACGATCACGCGTACCATGAGATCTGCCTAATTGTCGTGGGGGAGGCGTGGCACGAGACAGCGATGGGACAGACGCGGGTCGCGGCGGGTCAGGTGATCGTGGTACCGCCGCCCGGCGTTCACGCGATCAGGCCCATTACCGACACGAGCGTGATCAACGTCTACTACTTGGCCGAGTGGCTCGCGGCCGATCTCGCACTGCTGTGGACGGAGCCAGGGCTCGTTGAGCTGTTTCTCGCCAACAGCGTGATCGGCATGCAGGGAAATCCCGACGTCGTCGAGTTCGCGCTCACGCCTGCAGAGCGAGCTGCGATCGAGGTGGACCTGCGCGACATCGATGGTGAAGAAGCCGCCGCTGCCACCCAGAACACGTTGGTCCGCGGTGCCTTTCTTAAGGTGCTGGCGCGGCTCAGTCGGGCGTACGCACGCACGGTACCGTCCAAGACGCCCATGCGGGCCGAACTCTGGAAGTCGATTTGCCACGTGGAACGACTTGTGCAGACCGCCGCGCCTCTGGACGTGGCCGCTTTGGCGGAACAGGTGGGATTATCCAGCGATTACCTCAGCAAGCTGTTTCGCAGCGCGACGGGCCGGACGATCAGCGACTACTTTCAGCTCCGTCGGGTTCACCGCGCGTGCCAGTTGCTGATGGACCCGAGCTACTCGGTTACCGACATTGCGTTCATCTTGGGCTACTCCGACGCCCCCCATCTGTGTCGCATGTTCCACCGCCACAGAAACATGTCGCCAATGACGTACCGCGCCGTCTACGGGCACCATAGTTAA